A stretch of the Corylus avellana chromosome ca6, CavTom2PMs-1.0 genome encodes the following:
- the LOC132184037 gene encoding probable metal-nicotianamine transporter YSL7 has protein sequence MPQNGREENGYDPEDDRNVNHDNGKDKELGELSVERLFENQEVPSWRKQLTVRAFVVSFVLSILFSFIVMKLNLTIGIIPSLNVSAGLLGFFFVKTWTKLLRKSGLLKQPFTRQENTVIQTCVVASSGIAFSGGFGSYLFGMSERIAKQSTNTHDFKNPSLVWIIGFLFVVSFLGLFSVVPLRKIMVIDFRLTYPSGTATAYLINSFHTPQGAKLAKKQVRELGKFFSFSFLWGFFQWFYTAGDDCGFASFPSLGLKAYKYKFYFDFSATYVGVGMICPYIINISVLVGGILSWGLMWPLIEKRKGDWYSAGLPETSLHGLQGYRVFIAIAMILGDGLYNFVKVLSLTIIGLSHQFRQKDVSSDLPTAGHSSDHVSSQVSYDDKRRTQLFLKDQIPAWFSIGGYVAIAAAISTATLPHIFHQLKWYYILVMYIFAPILAFCNAYGAGLTDWSLASTYGKLAIFIIGAWAGASHGGVLAGLAACGVMMNIVSTASDLMQDFKTGYLTLASPRSIFVSQLIGTAMGCIISPCVFWLFYKAFDDIGQPGSQYPAPNAVVFRNMALLGVEGFSSLPRKCLLLCYVFFGAAILINFIRDLAGKKWRQFIPLPMAMAIPLYIGSYFAIDMCVGSLILFVWEKINKAKADAFGPAVASGLICGDGIWTLPASILALAGVKPPICMKFLSRGTNSRVDNFLTPQG, from the exons atgcCTCAAAATGGGAGGGAGGAGAACGGTTACGACCCGGAAGATGATAGAAATGTTAACCACGACAACGGGAAGGACAAAGAATTGGGAGAGTTGTCGGTGGAGAGGCTGTTCGAGAACCAAGAGGTGCCGTCGTGGAGGAAGCAGCTGACGGTGAGAGCCTTCGTGGTGAGCTTTGTGCTGAGCATACTCTTTAGCTTCATAGTGATGAAGCTCAACCTCACCATCGGTATCATTCCTTCGCTCAACGTCTCCGCCGGTCTATTGGGGTTCTTCTTCGTGAAGACGTGGACCAAATTGCTTCGGAAGTCCGGCTTGTTGAAGCAGCCCTTCACCAGGCAGGAAAACACCGTCATCCAGACCTGCGTTGTCGCCTCCTCCGGCATCGCCTTCAGTG GAGGTTTTGGAAGTTATCTGTTTGGAATGAGTGAACGCATTGCCAAACAATCAACAAACACTCATGATTTCAAAAACCCATCATTAGTATGGATAATCGGCTTTCTCTTTGTTGTCAGCTTTCTTGGACTCTTCTCGGTGGTGCCTCTCCGAAAG ATTATGGTCATAGACTTCAGACTCACATATCCAAGTGGTACTGCAACCGCTTATCTTATCAACAGCTTCCACACTCCTCAAGGAGCCAAACTAGCAAA GAAGCAAGTGAGAGAGTTGGGCAAGTTTTTCAGCTTCAGCTTTTTATGGGGTTTCTTCCAATGGTTCTATACTGCTGGAGACGATTGTGGATTTGCAAGCTTCCCTTCATTAGGGCTCAAAGCATATAAATACAA attttattttgatttctcaGCAACATATGTTGGAGTTGGAATGATTTGTCCCTATATCATAAATATATCAGTGCTGGTTGGAGGGATTCTTTCTTGGGGTCTGATGTGGCCTctcatagaaaaaagaaagggtgaTTGGTATTCTGCAGGCCTGCCAGAAACCAGTCTCCATGGTCTTCAAGGTTACAGG GTATTTATCGCCATAGCCATGATCCTAGGTG atggTCTATATAACTTCGTCAAGGTTCTAAGTCTAACCATCATAGGTTTGTCTCATCAGTTTCGGCAAAAAGATGTGAGCTCTGATCTTCCCACTGCAGGCCATTCTTCTGATCATGTGAGCTCTCAGGTTTCATATGATGACAAGCGCCGAACCCAACTCTTTCTCAAAGATCAAATTCCAGCATGGTTTTCCATTGGAGGTTATGTTGCTATAGCTGCTGCCATCTCTACAGCCACTCTTCCACATATCTTTCACCAGCTCAAATGGTATTACATATTGGTCATGTACATATTTGCACCCATATTGGCTTTCTGCAATGCATATGGTGCTGGGCTCACTGATTGGTCCCTAGCATCCACGTATGGAAAGCTTGCCATCTTTATCATTGGAGCATGGGCTGGTGCCTCTCATGGTGGAGTTCTTGCAGGGCTAGCAGCTTGTGGGGTTATGATGAACATTGTCTCAACAGCCTCTGACCTAATGCAGGACTTTAAGACTGGCTACTTGACACTTGCATCACCCCGTTCCATATTTGTGAGCCAACTAATTGGCACAGCAATGGGTTGCATAATTTCCCCTTGTGTCTTTTGGCTCTTTTACAAGGCCTTTGATGACATTGGGCAACCTGGAAGTCAATATCCTGCCCCGAATGCTGTTGTGTTCCGTAACATGGCTTTGCTGGGAGTAGAGGGCTTCTCAAGTCTACCAAGGAAATGCCTTCTACTCTGTTATGTGTTTTTTGGTGCAGccattttgataaattttattagAGATTTAGCGGGTAAGAAGTGGCGACAGTTCATTCCACTTCCAATGGCTATGGCAATACCTTTGTATATAGGATCATATTTCGCCATTGATATGTGTGTTGGAAGCTTAATATTGTTCGTGTGGGAGAAAATAAACAAGGCCAAGGCAGATGCTTTTGGGCCTGCAGTAGCTTCTGGTTTGATATGTGGAGATGGGATATGGACTTTGCCTGCTTCTATCCTTGCTCTAGCTGGGGTTAAGCCACCAATCTGCATGAAGTTTTTGTCACGAGGGACAAATAGTAGGGTGgataattttttaacaccaCAGGGCTAA